The following DNA comes from Desertifilum tharense IPPAS B-1220.
GATGAATTGTAAAGTGTTTTTTGCTTTCTCTGACAACTGCTTCTTTTCCCCAACTCAGTTCTATCAAGCCCTTGTGATACCTGTATGGATGATGCACAATATCCAACTCGCGGTCAGCTCGAACGTCAGCTCTCTCAACAAATTCAAGCCTGGTACCGGACGCAATTGGGCCATCAACCCAGTAAAGTCACCTGCCAATTGTTTGATGAAGCTTTAGCTATTTTGTTAGAAGATTCTCTGACTCAACCCGAACAACTTTTAGCCAATAACGGTCAAGAAGAATTGGCTGAACAAGTCCGATCTAATATCGATGATGTGATTCAACCTCGCTTGAAAACCCTCATTGAGGAAATCATAAAAGTCGAAGTTGTAGAAATTTTGAGCGATGCCAAACTTACAACCGGCCGTACAGGAATGATCGCTGTTTTAGCGGAAACTCCAAAAGTGAGAAACCCATCTTCCATTCCCAAAGGAAAACTCTTCAGAAAAGAGTAAAGGGCAAACTGAGGTAACGATTCACTACGGTTTCTAAGTCGTCTAGCATATAGGGCTTGCTGAGATAATCATCGCAGCCAGCCCGTAGTAGGCGATCGCGATCTTGGGTTGAAGCCAGAGCCGTCAGTGCAACAATGGGGATAGTCGTCGTTAAGGGATTGCTTTTGAGTTGTTCAATGAGGTCGAAGCCGCTCAGGTAAGGCAGCAAAATATCCAATAAAATTAGGTCAGGACGCTCAGATAGGGCGAGTTTCAAGGCAGAAGGCCCATCGCGAGCAACTACGGCGCTACAGTCGAACATATCGATGGCGCAAGCCACAAGCAGCAAACTGTCTTCATCGTCATCAACTGCTAAAATCAGCGGCTTGGTGCGATGGGTCAAAAAGTTCGTATGGTCAAAGGTGGCTAAGTCATCCATTCTGAAGTTGGGAAGAATTGGGGACAATCGCTGGCAATCAAGTTCTTGACAGGTCATGTTGAACTTAACGAAGCATTCCCAACAGCGGTATCTAGCGCTAGCCCAGGATTGGCTCGAAGAACGCGGCTTGAGGTTGAGGGATTCTGAGTCGTGCAGTCAGTTATCCTTCAAGCTAAAGACCTTACTTGTAGTGTTTCGCTATCGTCCTATTTTGTCATAAAGATTCAGATTTTTTTAATGATGTTGTAAATTTACTCAGCATTTTGCTCAAAAATGGGGTCTCAAGGCGCTGAAGATGGCGATCGCTTGGGGAGTGTACCGCAGGAAATTTGATGCTCATACAACCGGCTGTAAGGCATTGAGAGAGACACATTCTGAGATTTGAGTCCCTCAAAATCAAGCTCTTTCAATCCCAAGGGATCGCCTTGTCTCCCAAAATCTACTACAGTAAGAAAAAATCGGCTTGTTTAACGGATTGTCATTAACTCCTGTGATTGCGTTAGAGTCTGCGATTAACTTAGAACTTCAGTTTGCGGTTGTGGGATTGTGGTTGGGGGTGGTTTTCCTGCTAGCCGCTTGGTTGTATCGCCTCAATCCGACTTATTCAGAAGCGGTTCGCAAAGTGGTTCACATTGGGACGGGGAATGTGATTTTGCTGGCGTGGTGGCTAGATATTCCAGCTTGGGTGGGAATTTCAGCTTCTATTGTGTTTAGCGCGATCGCCTTTTTGTCCTATTATTTTCCCATTTTGCCCGGAATTAATGGCGTCGGTCGTCAAAGCTGGGGGACCTTCTTCTATGCAGTCAGCATTGGCTTGCTGATTGCTGCCTTTTGGCCGCTGCAACAACCCCAATTTGCCGCATTAGGCATTTTAACCATGACTTGGGGCGATGGTCTAGCCGCCTTAGTTGGGCAACGCTTTGGCAAGCATCCTTACCGAGTGTGGGGGATGCAAAAAAGCTGGGAAGGTAGCGCCACTATGTTTGGCATTAGCTATCTTGTTTGCTGGCTGATTTTCTGGGCGGTGTATGGCAGTCTTTGGCAAACTTGGTTAATACCTGTTGGCGTAGCTTTGGTGGCGACGGTTTTGGAAGCGTTTTCTAAATTGGGAATTGATAATTTAACCGTGCCAATTGGCAGTGCTGCCTGTGCTTTTTTACTGTATAACTGGCTACATTTTATTTAATTGAATAGCAAATTTTGCATAACGTTCAACTTGAGCAGTTTGTTTGAGAACCTTCGGTTAAATCAATCGATTATTGAGCAATCTTCAAGTAACGCTATGGATTTAATTCAGGCATGTGAATGCAATTTTCCAACAGACAATAAGCATAAATTCTTATCGAGATTTTCTCTTTCAATTGGACTATATAGAAATTAGTAGATCGAGACTCTGACATAGAGCCTAAGTTCTCTCTCGTGGAAGTGGTATAGACCGTTTCCAATGTTTAAATTTTAAGGAAATCAGCTTGGAGGCTTAGAACCTTTGGCAAATGGCCTGCAAGCTGAAAACTTGCTGTAGCCTGGGAATTTGAGGCTGCAAAAATGAGAAAATCATAAAATTTTTGAGAAAATCACAACAATTATTTACAATAATGTTATGCTTTTTAACAATAAAACTCAGATTTTTTATTCTAACTTACCCCTTTTGGGACAAAAACCCAGTCTTCAGGGGGTGCCAGAAGTCGCTGGGGTGTGGCGTATCCATTGGCAACTCGGAGAAACCACCCTGCGTTCTACCTTTTATACGCAATTTGACCAAATCTGCCTTTTATGGGGAATTCTTTCGTTAATTATTTTTACAACCGCCCAGTTTTCTCCCATCAGTTGGACAACCCAAGCAGTATGGTGGACAATGGTGAGTCTAGTTGGAGCGATCGCAACCCACTATCTCACCCCAGCCTGGTTTAGAAAAGAGGGATTCGGCTGGGTTATCGATTTATGGGTTGGCTTGATGCTGCTGGGTACCCTAATTAGCGATTTGGGAATCTTTGCAGGTTGGGGACTTGTGTTGATGAACCTGTGTCCCTTATGGTTGGGAATCAGCGGGATCGGCTATTTTCAGACCGCCTGGGGAATGCGATCGCGCACCTTACTTTTAATTGCAGGATTGCATTTTGCGGCAATTGCTGCTTTACCGTGGGTGATGGATTGGCAATTCCTGTTTACAGGACTCATTCTAGGGTTGAGTGGCGTGATTTTGGCAGAATTTCAATGGGATGCCTTTGGCGGACCTTGTGTCAATCAGTTTAAAGCCTCCTCCAAAACCCACCCCTAAACTCTGCACTCTTTCTCTACCGGGTTTTAGCTTATGTCTTTGCGAGTCCAAGAAATTCTCAACTTTTGGTTCGGTTCGTCAGACTCGCCAGAATACGGTAAGCCTCGTAAAGTTTGGTTTCAGAAAGACTCAGAATTTGATAGCGCAATTCGCAGCCAGTTTTTAGCAGATTACGAACAAGCTGCTAAGAGCGATCGCCTTCCCGATTCTCCCTTAGAAGCCTTAGCTTTAATTATTACCCTCGATCAGTTTCCTCGCAACATCTTTCGCGGAACGCCGCAAGCCTTCGCAACCGATAGCCAAGCCTTACAAGCGGCTAAATATGCTATTAACCAGGAATTTGATAAAGACTTACTTGCAGTTCAACGCGTCTTTCTCTATCTTCCCCTCGAACATTCTGAAAATTTAGCAGATCAACATCAATCTGTAGAACTGTTTCGCCAAATTCAAGACGATCCCAATAGTGCAGATACCCTATCTTACGCGATTCGTCATTTAGAAGTGATTGAAAGATTCGGTCGCTTTCCCCATCGCAACGCAATTTTAGGTCGAGAAACCACCCCAGAGGAAGCCGAATTTCTGCAACAACCCGGTTCTTCCTTTTAGAGAGTATTCAAATAGTTAATTAAAGCATCCCGAACGGGAGAAATACTTTTATAAGCTTGCATTTCAGCAGGCATTTGTTGAACTGTACTCGCCAAACCTTGAGCCGCTTCTGGAAAATTTGCTAAAATCTTCAAAGGTTCAATATAAGTATGAATGCCAAACACAATATTACTCGTTTTAGGCAAACGACGCATTGACTGATGTTCAAAGCGCAACCAAAGGCGATCGCCTGCATTTTCTGAAGTAATCGCCGGTAAACTTTCCGCTTTCTTTATCCCCTTTGCCAAGAATAATTCAGGTGTATCAACCAGACTCCAATTCAAGCGCCATACAGGGTTTTCAGCCGACAAGCGAGTAAAAAGATTATCAACAGGATTGGCTAACTTTTGTTGATATTGCGGTACGGGTTGATGAATCATTGCTAGAGGATGACCTAATTTTTCAGCAATTTTCCAACGCAGCGGAAAACAAACCGACGCCGCAGTTAAACAATATTGCGAGTCTAGAGGTTGTAAAATCAGGAAATCTTCTTGAACCAATCGCCCTGCTAATGCTAAGGGATTTGTGTCAAAGTCATCAATTTGCCAAGTCTTATTAATGAGACGATTTTGAATTAAATTTCCCTGAACGTGATAGATTTGCGGAAAATGGGTTAAAAGATGTTCGATCAACAAAGAAAGGGTTTCTCTTTGACTCTCTAAACTTTGGGGTAAACTGCCAAAGACTTCTGAAGGATGAGAACGCGTCAGTTGTTCTTTTAAGTCAAGTTCTGATTGAAAATGGGAGTCAATTTGAATCCAATCTTTCAAGTCTAGGGGTTGTACCCCAAGCTTAAGTTGCCATTTTCCAGAAGTAAAAGGGAAATGCATGAGAAGAAGGGGGTTGGGAATTGGGAGTTAGGGGTTGGGGAAGAGGATGGGGGGATGGGGAGGTGGGGAGATGGGGGGATGGGGGAAAGAAGGGAGTTGGGAGTTAGGAGTTAGGAGTTTGGGGCTGGGGGTTCGTACTGACTAAGGTACTTCTTAGAATAATGTTGTATGGAGGTAAGCGAAGGTGCGATCGCACTAACTTTACCCGATCTCCCACTTCGCCTGCTTCCACAGATCAAGAACCATGCAACTATACCCGATCGCCAAGTCCAAAGTGCTGAATCTGACCTTCCCTTATACAGAAGTACAACAGACTCCAACTCTTCTATATTCCCCAACTCTTAACTCCTAACTCCCAACTCCCTTCTTTCCCCCCATCTCCCCATCTCCCCATCTCCCCATCCTCCTCTTCCCCAACTCCTAACTCCCAATTCCCAACTAACTCCCTTCTTTCCCCCATCCTCCTCTTCCCCAACTCCTAACTCCCAATTCCCAACTCCCTCTTATTGCAGAGTGAGGAACTTCTCCAAGGCGGCGACTAACTCAGGAGGCCAGCGACGGATTGTTTTTACCCAGTTTAAATCTTTATAGCGCGGATCGAGACCGACGACGGCGACCCAATTACTTTCGGCTTCTCCGCGTTTCCCGTCCGTCCAGAGGATAGCAGAAAGGGCGGCGCGAACATCTGGGAATTGGGGATACTTGCGAACGATGTTGCGGAGTTCGCGTAAAGCATCCTGATGTTCTCCAACTTGATAGAGGGCTAAAGCATAGTTGGCGCGGGCGAAGGCAAAATTAGGGGCGAGTTCGGTAGCTTTTTGGTAATCTGCGATCGCACCTTCCCATTCTCCCTGACCGGCCTGAGCATTGCCGCGATTATTATAGGCCATCGCATCATTTGGATCGATCTCCAGCACCCGATTATAATCTGCGATCGCCTTTTCCCATTCTCCTAACGCCTCATACGCCGTCCCTCGGTTCAGGTAGGGGTCAGAGATATTGGGTGCCAGTTTCACCGCCTGATTATGATCGGCTAGGGCCTCTTTTAACTTAAGCTGATTGACGCGGATGTTGCCACGATTGCTTAAGGCTGCCGCATTATCCGGCATTTGGTCGAGAAGTTCTGTCCAATACTGTTCGGCTTGGTCTAAATTCCCTTCCGTTCCCGCCTGATACGCCTTGCGAGAAAGCGAGTCTAAATAATTCCATTGTTCTTCTGTCAGGGTTGTTGCTAAAGCTGGCGGTTCGCCAACCCATCCCACCCAACTCCCCAGAACCACCAAACCTACCAGCAAAACTCGAAGCAGCCAACGGTAATAGCGCATAGAAAATCAAGCATTCAGCAGAGAATTTCAATTATCTCTTAGATTCACATCTTGCACCCGGTGCCAGAAACCGGGTTTCTCGACGAAAAATTAAGGGTTTTAGCTTGAGTAATTGGCAAGAAACCCGGTTTCTCAGGTCTTACTCAGGATAGTGCAAGATCTGAGTTAGACCCATCTTGTCGGCTAAACATAGCCCAAATGCTTCCAAGCCGCAGGCGTTGCGATCCGTCCCCTCGAAGTCCGTTGAATAAAGCCAATTTGCAGCAAATAGGGTTCGTAAACATCCTCAATGGCTTGGGCATCTTCCCCCGTAGACGCCGCCAGGGTTTCTAAACCCACAGGCCCCCCTTTAAAGTTTTCAATCATTGCGCTTAAGATTAAACGATCGGTCCAATCCAAACCGCAAGGATCGACCTCATAGAGTTCTAACGCTTCTGCGGCTACTGCTTGAGAAATGGGTGAAATGCCCTTCACCTGGGCAAAATCTCGCACGCGTCGCAAGAGACGGTTTGCGATCCGGGGGGTTCCTCTGGCGCGACGGGCGACTTCTTGCGCCCCTTCTTCCGTAATATCCGTTTTGAGAATTTCCGCCGTGCGTTGCACAATTAGGGTGAGTTCGTCGAGTTCGTAAAAGCGCAGGCGTTGGACAATGCCAAAGCGATCGCGCAGAGGCGAGGTTAAAGAACCGATCCGCGTTGTGGCCCCAACTAGGGTAAAGGGTTTGAGGGGGATGCTGCGAGTTTTAGCCGTATTGCCTTTACCCACCGTCACATCTAGGCGAAAATCTTCCATCGCCGAATAGAGAATTTCTTCCGAGATCCGGGGAAGGCGGTGAATTTCATCAAGAAATAGCACATCTCCCGGTTGCAAAGCCACCAATAAACCGACGATATCGCGGGGACGTTCTAGGGCAGGGGCCGTGGTAATTTTGCATTGCACCCCCATTTCTTCTGCCAGAATCAGAGACATGGTAGTTTTGCCTAACCCTGGCGGGCCGTAAAGCAGGAGATGATCCAGGGGTTCCTTGCGACCTTTAGCGGCTTGAATGGCGATCGCTAAAACGCTTTTTAAGTCTTTCTGACCAATATAATCTTCAATGCGACGCGGCCGCAGCTTTTCCTCTTGCTTGCTGGTTTCTTCTAGCGTCGCTTCGGCTTGCAGCAGCAAGTCTTCCCCATCATCAGGCGGTCGCTTATTATAACGATTGCCAGCATTTCTCGCCTTGGGTGGTTTAGAAGAAGACGGCCGTTTGTAGGAAGATTCAATTGCCATAATAAAAATTGAGCATCCGAGAAAATTCTAGACCGATTCGCATGGACTTTGCTTTTTCTGTTCCCCAAGATGTCACCTTTGAAGATGCGATCGCCCTTACGCAGTCGCTTTTAGGTCAATGGGTTGCCCACTCGCTAACTGAATCTCAATTCACCGAAGCCATCGCCGCCTTGGTGCAAACTGAAAATGGGGCCAGAGGATTTTTCGTCACTTACCTCACAGACGAACGAGAATTCGCCAATACCCCCAATAACGCTATTGTAGAAGCTCTCCAAACTTCCCCGGAGATTGTCGCCGAATTGCTAGTCAAAAATCTCGCCATGTCTACCGCAATGGAAATTACCCACCACCGCCGCAACGATCCGCAAATGGCTGCCGGATCGCAGCAAGTCCAAC
Coding sequences within:
- a CDS encoding DUF2294 domain-containing protein, encoding MDDAQYPTRGQLERQLSQQIQAWYRTQLGHQPSKVTCQLFDEALAILLEDSLTQPEQLLANNGQEELAEQVRSNIDDVIQPRLKTLIEEIIKVEVVEILSDAKLTTGRTGMIAVLAETPKVRNPSSIPKGKLFRKE
- a CDS encoding two-component system response regulator, with translation MDDLATFDHTNFLTHRTKPLILAVDDDEDSLLLVACAIDMFDCSAVVARDGPSALKLALSERPDLILLDILLPYLSGFDLIEQLKSNPLTTTIPIVALTALASTQDRDRLLRAGCDDYLSKPYMLDDLETVVNRYLSLPFTLF
- a CDS encoding diacylglycerol/polyprenol kinase family protein translates to MSLTPVIALESAINLELQFAVVGLWLGVVFLLAAWLYRLNPTYSEAVRKVVHIGTGNVILLAWWLDIPAWVGISASIVFSAIAFLSYYFPILPGINGVGRQSWGTFFYAVSIGLLIAAFWPLQQPQFAALGILTMTWGDGLAALVGQRFGKHPYRVWGMQKSWEGSATMFGISYLVCWLIFWAVYGSLWQTWLIPVGVALVATVLEAFSKLGIDNLTVPIGSAACAFLLYNWLHFI
- a CDS encoding DUF924 family protein produces the protein MSLRVQEILNFWFGSSDSPEYGKPRKVWFQKDSEFDSAIRSQFLADYEQAAKSDRLPDSPLEALALIITLDQFPRNIFRGTPQAFATDSQALQAAKYAINQEFDKDLLAVQRVFLYLPLEHSENLADQHQSVELFRQIQDDPNSADTLSYAIRHLEVIERFGRFPHRNAILGRETTPEEAEFLQQPGSSF
- a CDS encoding DUF3445 domain-containing protein; protein product: MHFPFTSGKWQLKLGVQPLDLKDWIQIDSHFQSELDLKEQLTRSHPSEVFGSLPQSLESQRETLSLLIEHLLTHFPQIYHVQGNLIQNRLINKTWQIDDFDTNPLALAGRLVQEDFLILQPLDSQYCLTAASVCFPLRWKIAEKLGHPLAMIHQPVPQYQQKLANPVDNLFTRLSAENPVWRLNWSLVDTPELFLAKGIKKAESLPAITSENAGDRLWLRFEHQSMRRLPKTSNIVFGIHTYIEPLKILANFPEAAQGLASTVQQMPAEMQAYKSISPVRDALINYLNTL
- a CDS encoding tetratricopeptide repeat protein, producing MRYYRWLLRVLLVGLVVLGSWVGWVGEPPALATTLTEEQWNYLDSLSRKAYQAGTEGNLDQAEQYWTELLDQMPDNAAALSNRGNIRVNQLKLKEALADHNQAVKLAPNISDPYLNRGTAYEALGEWEKAIADYNRVLEIDPNDAMAYNNRGNAQAGQGEWEGAIADYQKATELAPNFAFARANYALALYQVGEHQDALRELRNIVRKYPQFPDVRAALSAILWTDGKRGEAESNWVAVVGLDPRYKDLNWVKTIRRWPPELVAALEKFLTLQ
- the ruvB gene encoding Holliday junction branch migration DNA helicase RuvB, giving the protein MAIESSYKRPSSSKPPKARNAGNRYNKRPPDDGEDLLLQAEATLEETSKQEEKLRPRRIEDYIGQKDLKSVLAIAIQAAKGRKEPLDHLLLYGPPGLGKTTMSLILAEEMGVQCKITTAPALERPRDIVGLLVALQPGDVLFLDEIHRLPRISEEILYSAMEDFRLDVTVGKGNTAKTRSIPLKPFTLVGATTRIGSLTSPLRDRFGIVQRLRFYELDELTLIVQRTAEILKTDITEEGAQEVARRARGTPRIANRLLRRVRDFAQVKGISPISQAVAAEALELYEVDPCGLDWTDRLILSAMIENFKGGPVGLETLAASTGEDAQAIEDVYEPYLLQIGFIQRTSRGRIATPAAWKHLGYV